The genomic window CCTTTGGCTTTTCAGGGTCGCCGTGGCGTCGCAAGCGAGACGGAAAGGTGCCATCAGAGTCTTGGGAAGGCGAAGAGGAACCGGTGGACTTGCGATGCTCCTTGAACCGCTGTCGCTTGTCCGAGAAATGTGACTGAGGTGGGGAGGAAAATTTACGTATGGAGGCATCTCCACTGAAGCCGTCGGAGAGGACAGGAATGGCTAGAGGGAAAAAATAGaaattatttcaaatatttatatttttttggttAATTTAAACCAGTAGTTGGGTTAGTCCATATTTCACCGAAACATGGATGGaaacaacacagcatttttttaaGTGTGGCATCATTGTAGGGAAATGTTTGCCAAACACTCTTATTCAACGATAAAAgcttaaaaaattaaatacaaaacaaaagataatTTGAGCAAAAGTTAATAAACATAAATGAAAAGACTTTTTCCAGAATTATTTGGCCGCAGATTCTACAGAATcagtaatgtaaatattttcaaaaaaataaatctcGCAAAGTGCACATATGCAGTACATCATTCAAATATAAttgaagagaaaacaaaataaccTTTAATGGCACAAAACATGGATGGCGGCATTACATTCTCATGTTTGCAGGAGAGCTCATTGTGAGCAACACACACAGATCAAACCAACAGAAGCCTCTTGAAGGTCTTGTTAGGTAAATCAGACAGACAGCGGCAGAACGGACAACAGTAGACAGACCGCCTTGTTTTGAAGGACGGACAGAGGAGATGGAGAGAATGCACAAACATCGATGCATCCTCTGTTTCGCCTGCTTGTCGTTTCACATCACAAGACCAATGTGATAAAGCAACAAGAACGCAAGATGAGAGTTAAAAAAAGTGTAGAATAGAGAGAAGAGCGCAGCGGTGAGAGAGCCAGACAATAAAAGGGTAAGCACaaggctgagagagagagagagagagagagttaggcTGAAACAGAGCACGCTCCACATCTGTTCCATTATTCATCATATCCCCTGTTCcgtcgcacgcacacacacacacacacacacacactcgcgcgCACGCAGATTGCATCGCGTGGAGGAAATCTCTCACACGCGAACAGAGGACGTCAGGAGAACGAATCAAAAACACGCAAAACCAATatgaaaaacacagatttattgACTGAAAGATATTTCACAATTAAAAATGTTCTGctttcaaatgttttgtgtacttgaagaatattttataaaatacgTTTAAGTTTTACAAACGTCATAATTTTACTTTCAATTAAAACCAATAATCATATATTATATGTTCAAATATAGTTAAAATTTTACAATATAGTTAAAAGTTGCATTCGAAACTTAGCACTAATTTTGTGCTGTTCATTTGCTGTTGTTAATTTGTTATATTGGCCAATACTACAGACATCAATGATTGACATAAACAGCCGTAAAATGGGTAGAACCTGCACATGCGGTTCTGTCACACACCTGAGAATGAGAACCTTACCGAAAACATTTAACACACAGACCACCAACCGTGCACCGTCCagcatgtgtgtgcgcgagcGAGAACACGTCCCCATAGGCAAACCGTTCCAGTCTACGTAAAGTGCTTCTCTCCTTCAACAGGCTAATTAAAGTCCTACCCCGAGACTCTTGAGACCAGATTCACCACACCTACCACcccccctacacacacacagacatacacccaagtgtgtgtgttctctagCCGAAGAGGAACACTCAATTAGCACAAGGGATGCAAAGACCTTAAAGCTTTTAaaatcaacagaacaaaaccagCGTACTAAACAGACACACACCCCCTGGGGCTTTACGGCGGAGAGTTTTGATTCGGCAGTATGCGTGTCTTCTCTCACGCCTTATCCCAGACTACGCAAATTATTCTGCGTATGTATGAATTCCCTGCGCAGAAGTGCGAGGGGCGCGCGTGTGTAGCGGGAGACGGATTTTGACAGGGACATCTGGGGGATATTAGCCTCCCATTAGCACGCAACTGGGCACGCgtacacatacgcacacaccaTAATGCATAAACCAGCAAACCACAGAGTGAAACAAAGATAAACATGTATAGCACATAGTAGTTATGCTAGTGACGGGTCGTGCAGGTTGCCTGGATTGTTGTtttactgtatgactttctttcttctgcagaacacaaacaaaaatatttaaaaaaatgtcggtaaccaaataacattgatccccattgacttccatagtatgaacacaaaagaaagacaATTCTCAATTCTTTTGTGCTACACAGAAGAAACagtcatttaaataacagggaTTAAAATAGCTCAAGTTTTATAAGACTCATCTGGAGACCCCTGCATCCGGTTCCACTCTAATGCACCCCATCCCTTTGAATGCAAGAACGTGTCATGTAAACATCACGTCAAAAGCTGAAACCCAAACCTGCTCAATTAGACCAGAACAATTAGTCAACCAGCTCTTGACGCAACCCACCAAACCCGTCCATTTTTAAAACGCGCCGTTTTGAActtctctaacacacacacccgACTGAGGgattgagagagagataaagagtcTCGTCTCTCGTCTTGCTGCTCTCTAATCCTCCTGACAGAACGCCAGCACAATATCCAGCAGCCAAGATACTGACGggcagctacacacacacacacacacacacacactcacgttGCTATTTGAACAGTTTGGAATCTCATGGCTCATTACTCTGTGGCATGCACTTTCTCGCCGATGCTTTTATACCAAGAAGGAAGCGAGCGTCTAAGCGTGTGCGTGCGAGAGCGCGTGTGCCTGTCAATCAACAAGAATCATTATTGCGATCCTAAAGCCGCAGACACGGGCGACGTGCTCCGCTTTCCTCTAATCTGCCTTTCCCCGCTGTTTTTCACTCCTCGCTCTCATCTTTCACCTCAGCTCTACCCTCGGCGCTCCGTATCCCCTCTTCATCTCTTTCTGCTATCTTTCGCTCCTCCGTTCCACCCTTTCCCTCTCCTTTTTAACAGGCTTTCGCTCCCTCTCTCGCTGTATGTCTCTTTTGTTCTCGCTGATCTGCACGCCGGTCGTGTCTCTCGGCTCGATTCCCCCCTTCTGGGTCTTTCTTTGCCCTGCATAAATAAACGAGACGCTCTTTGCTTAGAGTACCCTTTACAGACCTAGACCTGCCCTTCGTAGGTGAAGTTTGTgatttttcaaatgtattttcgAACAGTTTGGGTTCAAGAGCTAGACAGATAAATTGGGAAACCTTCAGATAAAACAGGATAACAGATGACAAAACCAATTTACACCACGGCTCTCTCACCGTCTGAAGTCCAAGGTCCAGCTGACACAAACGTCCTCTAAAGATCTTTTCCGACAGACTCTCAACATTTCACCCATTGTGCATCGTTGCACCGTTCTCCACAGACAAACTAGCAAATACTGGCATTTAAATGAGGTGAAAAAGCGAGGACGTACCCGTGTCAGATTCTGCATTTTCCAGCTGCTCCTTAGTCCATCCTCTTTCCGGCTCTCCTTTCCTCTTCACCGCCTTCTCTTCCAATCCGTTTGTCTTGATCTTTCGATCTACGGCAGGGGCACCGGGTGCGACTCTCTGGATCTCTGGGGGGCAGGGGTCGACCTTTTCCCTCCTGCTGCTTTGCAACGGTGGAAGAGAGGCTTTGGATGTGAGAGGGAATCCTGGGTTGGGAGCTCCGAATTGAGGCCTGTCATGGTTAATCTGTCCCTGTCTATCCCACAGATCCTGGAGATTATGGAGGTGGCGGGGTTTACTCAGCCGAAGACCTGTCAGCTCGATACACACCTTCAGATTCTTGACTTCCTGCTCGGAGGGCTGCGGCCACGCGTCTGCGGAGGGAGATACAAGACAAGAGGTTATGCCTTGCATCCGTCTCGAGATATCTGATCACAAGTGGTCAGTCGGGACAGACGCCATGTAGTATTAACATGCCTTTCAAAAGAGTCTCCGGTGACCAATTGTGCTCGGATTTCATTAAATGGAAGGTCTGAATTATATGACAGTTAAAAGAATAGTCTGCCCATGTCgactcatgtcatttcaaacctgcagaagacaaaagaagatattttgaagagggttgctaaccaaacaacattgacccccattgacttccattgtatggacacaaaaccactgagacgtctcaaaatatctttgtatgtcttctacagaagaaagagtcatatatagGTTGTGAACTGCATATATAAAGACAGTCAAATTACTTTTATTAATGACTGTGTCttatgcaaaaatgtaattcagAACGTATGTATTTGTATGAGGGTGTCTGTTTCAGCTTAAGGGTGGCACACTCAGATCAGTATTTACCGTTATGAGCATTGTTCTCTCcaagaaaacaaacaaccatGAGTTTCATGGCTTTTAAACTAATGCAGTGCAACAGACACCATTACACAGACGCAAACATTCTGCTGGCAAACGCTGCATTTTGGAACACGTTTAAATGATGTGAAATTATACAAAGGCTGTTTTGATCCCAAAAAACGCCCTTTAGGCGGAGAGCAAAGAGAAAGGCGGCCAGAGAACGCCCGGCAGTTGTGTTTATTTGGACCATGTGACGGCAATAACAACAAATCAAGAAGGCCAGTGAATGGATCAAAGccggagagagagggaaggGAAATAAAATGAGGCGTGCAAGGGAGCAGGAAAGATGAGAAAACAGTTGTTGAACGCTAGAATGCGTCTAATGTAAACGCCTTTCTTATTGAGGTCAGACAAACCCAAAATTAGCCTAATTGTAAAAGGCCTCTTCGTCATTCCGGCGTCATCCCAACTAATCATTTAGTAGTTTCATCGTAAAATGAAATGGGATTAAAAGGTGGAAAAAACAGTACAGACACCATGACGAGGAGAAGAGATAGACAGCTCAAACATCTACCTGAAATCAGTCTTGCCCTCTTTGCTGCGGTACAGTTATCGTCCTCTTCTCTCGACcgtctctctccctcctctgcGGCGCGCGTGCAATCAGGGTGGCCTTGGCTCAGCTCCAAACCAAGTGCACGTTTCCTGCTCGTCGCCGTGCCAACAGACCCCTCCTCCTCCCCCTTCACATCCCTCGCTCTCTTCTCTTCCACTCGATGGGACTGCGAGACGTCGGCAGGCAAGCCGCACCGCTGGAGCACGGGAACTCTGTTGTTTGCACACGTGGGCGTCACACctgcacagacacacagacgtgTTAGTCAAACACTTTACGTCATGGCTTTGTGAAGAAAGGCCCTTTCAACGGCACAGAATGCAAGTTCAAAGGAGCACTAGAGGCCGGTAGAAAACAAGGCCACTGGATCACAGGgagagtgagacagagagacaggaaAGAGCTTGAGAAAAACAAACCCCTACCCTGGACACTTGCGTGTTTGTGCTAACTCCACCACGCCCTTCCTACACAGAGAGCCAGACGGCAAACAGGGACGGCTTGCTCGCTCTCTCCGCGAGCTTAAATTAGGCCGAAACATTCGTGCCAAGATTGCAAGCGGCAACCCGAGTCTCCGCTAACCGCCCCCTCCCCTTTCTCCCGTTCTGTGTGTGTGGCAGTGAAAAGCGCTCCTTGAGAATGTCTCCCGGCAGACTTGAGAGCAGGAGCGCAGATCAAAGACAGGCGCTGGGAGCTCGCCCGCTACTCAAACAGACATAACACAAGCACTCTCACCATATATAACGCCACGCAAGCACGCAAAAAAGCATGCTACTTATAAAGCTGCCTCAAATATCATAAGACACACGTACGCCAAATGTCCAATGACTATCGTCTTTACAAAAATGCATCTACCACAAAAGCAGATACTTGTACATAACAGCTTTAATTAACACTCTGTGGATGCCAAACAGAACTACCCTCATACTGGCCCGGGCAAGAATGCAGTCTGCCCTGCCCTGGCTCGGGCTAACGCTGACACGCACAAAAAGCATGTGACTAACACCACATGCATCCCATAATTGATGGCAACGTCTGCACCATAGCAACTCTGGGCTAAAGCGCATTTCCATGGTAACATTGTTCGGGAGAGCGAGAGGGATATACTGAAGGACAGAGAGAACATAACATTGAGCGAGAAAAGGTAGACAACGTTAAATTATCAACGCTTAAATCAATTAGGTGAATTATATTGACTTTTGAAAGCGATGGGATCTGACAGGCGTGATGAACTTCCACAGCTCGAGGCCCTTGCAAAATCTTCCCTGGAAGTTTCTTTTAACCATTTCCCCCCCACTTTATTTGCCCACTGAGCATCGTAGAAACTGCCGATCTGCTCTGTTTACGTAATCCAGAGAGCTGTTAACTGTCCGTGTGGCTGACGCACATGCAATCGCACACACATTTTGACCCACATGCACAGGAAACGCCTTGCCTCTGTGAAAGCCGCCAGGGAAAGCAAGGTCACATAGCAGCAAAGTGTTGATTTGGAAATCTGATGGCAATAGGCCATTAGCAGAGCTCAAGTGGAAAAAACATGAGTCAAAACGGCCAAGAAAGAGAGGGTGAGGGAGAGACGGAGAGAAAGAAGCAGAGAGTGTGCTTATTTATGTAAGTGACGCCTGTTTGAGGGTGGCGGTGGCGGAAGCCATGTTTACCACGCTGTTTCCGTGGTTTAGCGCTTGTAGATGGAGTGCCCCAGTGCAGGGACCGTCCCTAGTGACGTGGAGAGGAAGTGTGCTGGGGGTTGAAGAGAGAATGGTATGCATGTGGAAGATTGCAGGAGATAGGACAACAGAAAATAGCATGCCATGGAGATGAAAGTTAGATGGCACACAACACAGATGctacaaaaaaaaagagtctGAGATAGAAATGTAAAGGAGTTCAGGAGTAGAAGACACGCGCACGCGTGTATGCATGTGCGCGCATCTTACCGTTGTGCTGCTCCGTGTGATCGGAGAGGACTGAAAGGGCTGCGGAGGGCCTGGAGCTCGGCTGGCTCCGTTCCCAGTCTCCCTCTCCGAGCTGGCTCTCTGCCAACTCCCTTTCTCGCTCCCGATCTCTCCCCGGTCCGGGCACCGCAGACGACACGCACCCCTCCTTTTCCTTCAGCTCCAGCTCCGAGAAACGGATCATCGCACGCTACAggcacaaagacacacacacacatagcacAATCGTGAAACCAGACCCAGTGTTACGAGCACCAGCTGTAAAGCTTGTCTCTCGTGCGCTAGGGTACATCACAGAggaaaaaatgcataaaactgGCACAAAATAAATCTGTAGCGAAAGTTGAACAGGAGCTGAAGCGCATCATATGCAGAGTATATGCAGCAGGCGCATACCAAAAACCAAAATCAAACTAACTGAGATAAGTCATGTCAAGTGATTTCCTAAAATTTGACCATGCAATTTTCAGTGCCCCTGAAAAGGgatgaaagtaaaaaaagggACATAGACTTCACAACTGCCTGTGGGAGCAAAACCAAGAGTTACTCATTTTGACGGTTTaggaatttaaaaataaaatgaactgaCCTCCCAGAACGCAGCTGGTTGACTTAAATTACTGTCCTCTTGTGATAATCCTTCCATCTATCAATCAGAATGGGGCTCAATATCTTTTTCAATGATTTGAATTCAAATGTTCACAAATTTAACACAAACATCAACTTACCCTGTTACGGAACTACACATTACAAAGCATTACAAGCAAGAGACTAAttcttatttataaaaacatggtGAAATTCAAGACATTTCATAATGATAAAGTTTTGGAAGCTGTTGTGTAAATGGACAAAAAATTATTGTGGGATATGTGAAAATGTGCAGACAAAACTGGGCTTATACAAAGGGACTTTTTGAATCATGCGGGGAATCTGAAATGGGGCGATTGTCCTCCGTCAGCCTCTCCGTCTCTGTCCTCGCACACTGTGTTTGTGCACTAATGACTCTGCCATTCGGCGAGCTCTATGCTGCTGGTAAGTTTTAATCTTCCCCATCAGGAGAAAACGGGACGGATTTCACTTAAGCTGGGAGGACTGCCACCACTCACATGGCTATTGGGGGAGTGTttgagtgtgtatgtgcgtcAAGAGAGAAACAGAGCACAAGAAGCAGCTTGTAGAAGAGGGTGTGTGGTTATGTTTGAGTATGACCCGCACATTTTTTtcctgacacaaacacacacacacaccagtctCCAGGGCTCACCGGGAGGTTAACAGTTGCCTGCAGCATTACGTGCTAGCTAGGGCACGgcatgcacgcgcacacacaaacactcggCAGCTGAGCTTCCGCACGACTGGGCAGAGCGGCCACAGACGGCAAGCTGTGTTAACCCTTTCAGCTGCTAACTGAACCACACACTCAAGGGTGTGttctaacacaaacacacattctctCACGCTAACTGTGACACTAGAGCCTGCTTGACAGATTCACAGTAGGGGAGCAAGAAAGGATAGAAAAAGAGAGAGCAGGAGAGGGTGGGTGGGTGGGTTAGAGAGAATCGTAATTAGAGAGGCGTTCATGATGACCGAGCAAAGTAGGATGCAAGTGCTCGCCTAAAGCCGGAAATGTAAAGCGGATTGCAGGGAACTGTGTCAAATGCAATGACAGTAACTAGTCGGTGAAGATTCTACAAGAGGTGTTTAAATTATAGCCCTCTAACTTCTACTTAAGATTCCTGAATGAGTCTTAAACAATGTTGTGTGAAATACAATGAAGTGTGAAATGGTCCAAAATTGCACAAACTTTCCTATTCATTCTAACAAATGTACAAGGAGTGTGCAACTCACCTGCAGCGCTCGCTGTTCCCGGCTCAGTTTGCTAGAGTCCGCATACAGCTCGGTTGTGACGCATTTGAAGCGGTCGCCAACGTAGCCTGATGAGTTGGCTATTCTCTTGGCCAGGCTGGATCTCTTGTTTTTAGACAATCCATGTTCTTCTTCCTCGTCCTCATGGGACTCGTCGTCTGCCCTATCCTTGCCCACATCCACATATTGTCGATTAGCATGGTGCCGATCAACTTTGAATTCTGCTCCATCGGCCCGAGCCCTTTCGCCTGATGTTCTGGCACACCGCAACGTCTGCTCCTCCAACATGTCTGGTAGTGGGCTATGCTCAGATGAGCTCTCCTCACCCTGGCTATGCACAGGGGAGTCAGCCTGCGTCTGAGGCCGAGGTGAACTGCATACCTCTGGCTGCCACTCTGACTCAGCTGGCCTGGATATGGCGGGCTGGCCGGAACGCAAGATCTGCATGAGCTCTGGCTCCTTACCTTCAGAATTACTGCCACTCTCCTTCCCAGTCCCACTGCCGACTGGCTTAGCTGGCTCTTTGCTTTTGGCATCAGTGACACTATGTTTGTCTGGCTCTGGACTGCCATCTGTGTCATCGTGGACCAGGTCAATGCAGACAATCTCCTCCTTATTCACTATGTGATGCTTGCTCGGAGTCCTAGAGCTGTGAAATTCTTGCCTCTCAGATTTGTAACCCATTTCGGTCTCTGCGATGCTCTGGCGCTTATATGGAGGCTCGTCGTGGTGCCAAGGCTTTTCCAAAGGCCTGTGTCTCAGTTCTAGACGCTCAGAAACTTTGTGGTCCAAGGGCAGGTGGGGAGACATTAGTGGGTGAACCATCTCTTGTGAGTCGTGGTAGGTCAGATACTCTCCATGGCTAGGTGGGATTCCGTAAGGGAGACCGTGTTTGGGTGGCAAACGTGCTGAATACAGACTGTTAGTGCCGAGAAAACCCGGGTGAGGGTACACTGGCCCTTTTCCAGGCAACTGCAAGTGAGGGAGAGACAGACTCTCAGGTACTGGATATGAAAGATATCTGCTAGTATATGCTAAGCTGGGAGGAAGATATGTTTCACCATGAGTCATGTAGAGGTGGCTTGGTGCATGTCCGTTCTCTAAATGTGACTGCTGGTGCTTGAAGCCAATTTCAggcatttcagtttttttttgtgtttttgagggcttTGTAGCTGAGGGGTGACCATGGTTATTAGTTGGAGTCTTTTCTGGTGGGGTGGGAATTGACTTTGTCCATTCACCATTCACCTTGGGGGACGGTGAGGCAGATGATGGCCGAGATGTTGTAGTTATGACAACAGGGGCAGAATTTGGGACTGAGACATTGTTTTGGTCATCAATTCTGGGACAAGAGGAACTTCTTGACTGTGGCACTACATGCTCAAGATTCTTGTTCTTTATGATATTGGAGCCTTTGCTTTGAATAGCCTCAGAGTTGACTGTCTGGGTAGGACTTGGCACCACCCATGAAGATGACAAAGTGCTAATTATCTCAGGTCTTTCTGGAGTTTTAGAAGTGCTAACGGCAGAGGATGACGGAGAAAGAGTTTCTTTCAAAAGCTCCCTGTTTGGGGGAAGCCCATAACGAGAGGTGGGGGAATAACCAAGTTTAGCTAAGGCCTCTAATTTGGATTGATATCCATTGGGAGGTCCTTCAAAGTCCATGATTTTAGCAGATAGGTCTAAAGGCTT from Triplophysa rosa linkage group LG25, Trosa_1v2, whole genome shotgun sequence includes these protein-coding regions:
- the bcor gene encoding BCL-6 corepressor isoform X4; protein product: MVDASTAYRMNPLSALGIDRTSLMRESLRVHGGMVYPTGIRTLPTEKGFVGDRIPDLLYKPDMSLDTRKTSNSYVGLYKTSPPGIQKTLVMPGTGADALGLDRCIIQADKAPELSLNGGSYLRVPWMNPYHEAAMYPFIDSSKYAALNMYKASILSQQPPYLPQHLAYQSLCAGAGGSAAGAERLFYMPPYPPTPISSPLAPPLRIPTATVAPTALSPMMHHQDKSMQSMGPRIHHEPSAFGQQNIHQQTQAHHQSSSDRQHNSSGNSASHSKSNRTPSSKNTSSTSSNVSCSSSVGVSSNSSSISVDTMQPPRPTPRPPQPSAAPPPPPLVDSTVEFQKPVYRSPSSSSSSSPSVAHPTYITNISQELRSPIRPVTQKPKAKEESTRGTGNERKGSSSPVKISSEKPPEKHGPVTKDPADKPLDLSAKIMDFEGPPNGYQSKLEALAKLGYSPTSRYGLPPNRELLKETLSPSSSAVSTSKTPERPEIISTLSSSWVVPSPTQTVNSEAIQSKGSNIIKNKNLEHVVPQSRSSSCPRIDDQNNVSVPNSAPVVITTTSRPSSASPSPKVNGEWTKSIPTPPEKTPTNNHGHPSATKPSKTQKKTEMPEIGFKHQQSHLENGHAPSHLYMTHGETYLPPSLAYTSRYLSYPVPESLSLPHLQLPGKGPVYPHPGFLGTNSLYSARLPPKHGLPYGIPPSHGEYLTYHDSQEMVHPLMSPHLPLDHKVSERLELRHRPLEKPWHHDEPPYKRQSIAETEMGYKSERQEFHSSRTPSKHHIVNKEEIVCIDLVHDDTDGSPEPDKHSVTDAKSKEPAKPVGSGTGKESGSNSEGKEPELMQILRSGQPAISRPAESEWQPEVCSSPRPQTQADSPVHSQGEESSSEHSPLPDMLEEQTLRCARTSGERARADGAEFKVDRHHANRQYVDVGKDRADDESHEDEEEEHGLSKNKRSSLAKRIANSSGYVGDRFKCVTTELYADSSKLSREQRALQRAMIRFSELELKEKEGCVSSAVPGPGRDRERERELAESQLGEGDWERSQPSSRPSAALSVLSDHTEQHNGVTPTCANNRVPVLQRCGLPADVSQSHRVEEKRARDVKGEEEGSVGTATSRKRALGLELSQGHPDCTRAAEEGERRSREEDDNCTAAKRARLISDAWPQPSEQEVKNLKVCIELTGLRLSKPRHLHNLQDLWDRQGQINHDRPQFGAPNPGFPLTSKASLPPLQSSRREKVDPCPPEIQRVAPGAPAVDRKIKTNGLEEKAVKRKGEPERGWTKEQLENAESDTAIPVLSDGFSGDASIRKFSSPPQSHFSDKRQRFKEHRKSTGSSSPSQDSDGTFPSRLRRHGDPEKPKGKRQCKTKHIGLQERRMLLQSTNEDCPELSPELSPAHQHKALKRSAQKRPASLSDYESSPVKARLPSPAYQPAAPPSPPCIVPETPTPPAAPVPPVPAETLASRPMPPEARRLIVNKNAGETLLQRAARLGYEDVVLYCLENKVCDVNHRDNAGYCALHEACSRGWLSIVRHLLEHGADINCSAQDGTRPLHDAVENDHLDVVRLLLSYGADPTLATYSGRSLLKMTHSDIMECFLSDYFADLQGRADDDPGVYWEFYGSAVCEPADDSGYDILANPPGPGEDEDEQREVFEFEFSDRPLLPCYNIQISVSQGPRNWLLLSDVLKRLKMSARTFRTTFMHVEVVTIAEAEFYKQASLSQLFSCPEELDGFMPDSKELLDLVEISAELVALLGSSVECLDDRWEPTSRAHS
- the bcor gene encoding BCL-6 corepressor isoform X2, yielding MVDASTAYRMNPLSALGIDRTSLMRESLRVHGGMVYPTGIRTLPTEKGFVGDRIPDLLYKPDMSLDTRKTSNSYVGLYKTSPPGIQKTLVMPGTGADALGLDRCIIQADKAPELSLNGGSYLRVPWMNPYHEAAMYPFIDSSKYAALNMYKASILSQQPPYLPQHLAYQSLCAGAGGSAAGAERLFYMPPYPPTPISSPLAPPLRIPTATVAPTALSPMMHHQDKSMQSMGPRIHHEPSAFGQQNIHQQTQAHHQSSSDRQHNSSGNSASHSKSNRTPSSKNTSSTSSNVSCSSSVGVSSNSSSISVDTMQPPRPTPRPPQPSAAPPPPPLVDSTVEFQKPVYRSPSSSSSSSPSVAHPTYITNISQELRSPIRPVTQKPKAKEESTRGTGNERKGSSSPVKISSEKPPEKHGPVTKDPADKPLDLSAKIMDFEGPPNGYQSKLEALAKLGYSPTSRYGLPPNRELLKETLSPSSSAVSTSKTPERPEIISTLSSSWVVPSPTQTVNSEAIQSKGSNIIKNKNLEHVVPQSRSSSCPRIDDQNNVSVPNSAPVVITTTSRPSSASPSPKVNGEWTKSIPTPPEKTPTNNHGHPSATKPSKTQKKTEMPEIGFKHQQSHLENGHAPSHLYMTHGETYLPPSLAYTSRYLSYPVPESLSLPHLQLPGKGPVYPHPGFLGTNSLYSARLPPKHGLPYGIPPSHGEYLTYHDSQEMVHPLMSPHLPLDHKVSERLELRHRPLEKPWHHDEPPYKRQSIAETEMGYKSERQEFHSSRTPSKHHIVNKEEIVCIDLVHDDTDGSPEPDKHSVTDAKSKEPAKPVGSGTGKESGSNSEGKEPELMQILRSGQPAISRPAESEWQPEVCSSPRPQTQADSPVHSQGEESSSEHSPLPDMLEEQTLRCARTSGERARADGAEFKVDRHHANRQYVDVGKDRADDESHEDEEEEHGLSKNKRSSLAKRIANSSGYVGDRFKCVTTELYADSSKLSREQRALQMEGLSQEDSNLSQPAAFWERAMIRFSELELKEKEGCVSSAVPGPGRDRERERELAESQLGEGDWERSQPSSRPSAALSVLSDHTEQHNGVTPTCANNRVPVLQRCGLPADVSQSHRVEEKRARDVKGEEEGSVGTATSRKRALGLELSQGHPDCTRAAEEGERRSREEDDNCTAAKRARLISDAWPQPSEQEVKNLKVCIELTGLRLSKPRHLHNLQDLWDRQGQINHDRPQFGAPNPGFPLTSKASLPPLQSSRREKVDPCPPEIQRVAPGAPAVDRKIKTNGLEEKAVKRKGEPERGWTKEQLENAESDTAIPVLSDGFSGDASIRKFSSPPQSHFSDKRQRFKEHRKSTGSSSPSQDSDGTFPSRLRRHGDPEKPKGKRQCKTKHIGLQERRMLLQSTNEDCPELSPELSPAHQHKALKRSAQKRPASLSDYESSPVKARLPSPAYQPAAPPSPPCIVPETPTPPAAPVPPVPAETLASRPMPPEARRLIVNKNAGETLLQRAARLGYEDVVLYCLENKVCDVNHRDNAGYCALHEACSRGWLSIVRHLLEHGADINCSAQDGTRPLHDAVENDHLDVVRLLLSYGADPTLATYSGRSLLKMTHSDIMECFLSDYFADLQGRADDDPGVYWEFYGSAVCEPADDSGYDILANPPGPGEDEDEQREVFEFEFSDRPLLPCYNIQISVSQGPRNWLLLSDVLKRLKMSARTFRTTFMHVEVVTIAEAEFYKQASLSQLFSCPEELDGFMPDSKELLDLVEISAELVALLGSSVECLDDRWEPTSRAHS